ATGTAATGAACCATCCCACTCACTGAGTTGGCAAATTGTTATTAGCAGCTTAGTATTTGAAAACCCATCAATAATGCGTTTTTGCAGCAATTATTTTGAACTAAAACGAGTAAACCAACATGGAAATAAGAACAGTAGCTTTTGAATCTGAGTTAGTTATTACGCTGGAAAACAATCAAAAGGTTGTAATTACCCCATTTAAAACCCATGAACCTGGCAATTTTAAACTGGGAATTGATGCGCCTAAAGAGGTGAGCATTAATAGGCAAGAAATCTATTTAAGAAAGCAGGAACAATTAAAGAAAGA
This genomic interval from Legionella antarctica contains the following:
- a CDS encoding carbon storage regulator, with the protein product MEIRTVAFESELVITLENNQKVVITPFKTHEPGNFKLGIDAPKEVSINRQEIYLRKQEQLKKEQGQISTDS